A section of the Pseudomonas sp. FP453 genome encodes:
- a CDS encoding BON domain-containing protein, which produces MTVNRLSLLAITLCLAITGCSTAITATRDTPIQDDKGTRTFGSKIDDSLIETKVEVNVAKAATDLGNGASRIVVTSFNGVVLLAGQTPRADLKAQAEQAASAVQRVKKVHNELQVMDPITLLAISNDALLTTKIKAQMLTDNAIPGSRIKVVTDNGIVYLMGLLTQAEATRAANLVQGVSGVQKIVKVFEYID; this is translated from the coding sequence ATGACCGTTAACCGCCTCAGCCTATTGGCCATCACGCTGTGCCTTGCTATCACCGGTTGCAGCACCGCCATCACCGCAACACGTGACACCCCGATCCAGGACGACAAGGGCACTCGCACCTTCGGCAGCAAGATCGACGACTCGTTGATCGAAACCAAGGTCGAGGTCAACGTCGCCAAAGCCGCTACCGACCTGGGCAACGGCGCCTCGCGCATCGTCGTCACCAGCTTCAACGGCGTAGTCCTGCTGGCCGGCCAAACCCCGCGTGCCGACCTCAAGGCCCAGGCTGAACAAGCCGCCTCGGCCGTGCAGCGTGTGAAAAAGGTCCACAACGAACTGCAGGTCATGGACCCGATCACCCTGCTGGCCATCAGCAATGATGCGCTGCTGACCACCAAGATCAAGGCCCAGATGCTGACCGACAACGCCATTCCCGGCTCCCGGATCAAAGTTGTCACCGACAACGGCATCGTCTACCTGATGGGCCTGTTGACCCAGGCGGAAGCCACCCGCGCGGCCAACCTGGTGCAGGGCGTGTCCGGCGTGCAGAAGATCGTCAAGGTGTTCGAGTACATCGACTGA
- a CDS encoding YraN family protein: MPERSSAQSGKDAELQALKHLQQQGLRLLAQNWLCKRGELDLVMLDGDTVVFVEVRYRKHAQWGGALASIDERKRQKLILAAQFFLQKEHRWADAPCRFDVVAIERTPSGQADLNWLKDAFDS, translated from the coding sequence ATGCCCGAGCGGTCCAGCGCACAAAGCGGCAAGGATGCCGAACTGCAAGCTCTGAAACATTTGCAACAGCAGGGTCTGCGCCTTCTGGCGCAGAACTGGTTATGTAAACGCGGTGAGCTTGATCTGGTCATGCTTGACGGCGATACAGTAGTATTCGTCGAAGTCCGCTACAGAAAACACGCACAATGGGGTGGCGCGCTCGCCAGTATCGACGAGCGCAAGCGTCAGAAGCTGATACTCGCCGCGCAGTTTTTCCTGCAAAAAGAGCATCGCTGGGCCGACGCCCCCTGCCGTTTCGATGTGGTTGCCATAGAACGCACACCGTCTGGTCAGGCTGATCTGAACTGGCTCAAAGATGCCTTCGACAGCTGA
- a CDS encoding phosphoheptose isomerase, giving the protein MDMQSRIRQLFQASIDTKQQAMDVLAPHIEQASQVMVNALLNEGKMLSCGNGGSAGDAQHFSSELLNRFERERPSLPAIALTTDSSTITSIANDYSYNEIFSKQIRALGQPGDVLLAISTSGNSANIIQAIQAAHDREMVVVALTGRDGGGMASLLLPEDVEIRVPANVTARIQEVHLLAIHCLCDLIDSQLFGSEE; this is encoded by the coding sequence ATGGACATGCAATCCCGAATTCGCCAGCTTTTCCAGGCCAGCATCGACACCAAGCAACAGGCGATGGACGTACTTGCACCGCACATCGAGCAAGCCAGTCAGGTCATGGTCAACGCCTTGCTCAACGAGGGCAAAATGCTTTCGTGCGGCAACGGCGGTTCGGCGGGTGATGCCCAGCACTTCTCGTCCGAGCTGCTCAACCGCTTCGAACGCGAACGCCCGAGCCTGCCAGCCATCGCCCTGACCACCGATTCGTCGACGATCACCTCGATCGCCAACGACTACAGCTACAACGAAATCTTTTCCAAGCAGATCCGCGCCCTGGGCCAACCCGGCGACGTGCTGCTGGCGATTTCCACCAGCGGCAACTCGGCAAACATTATTCAAGCGATCCAGGCCGCACATGATCGCGAAATGGTTGTCGTAGCATTGACTGGTCGCGACGGCGGCGGCATGGCTTCGCTGCTATTGCCAGAGGACGTGGAGATTCGCGTCCCGGCCAATGTCACCGCACGTATCCAGGAAGTCCATCTGCTGGCGATCCACTGCCTGTGCGATCTGATCGACAGCCAATTGTTTGGGAGTGAAGAATGA
- a CDS encoding OmpA family lipoprotein, protein MFTSRRLLVVATVVALLSGCATPNPYDGSSQGQASNESGGMSKTAKYGGLGALAGALAGAAIDHNNRGKGALIGAVVAGAGAAGYGYYADQQEKKLRESMANTGVEVQRQGDQIKLIMPGNITFATNSDAISSSFYQPLNNLANSLKQFNQNTIQIVGYTDSTGSRQLNMDLSQRRAQSVANYLTSQGVSSANLSVRGAGPDNPIASNADVNGRAQNRRVEVNLGPIPGQQYGQPGAQAPQQNNQFQGNPYSQYQ, encoded by the coding sequence ATGTTCACTTCCCGTCGTCTGCTTGTTGTCGCTACCGTCGTAGCCCTGTTATCCGGCTGCGCTACGCCTAACCCTTATGACGGCAGCAGCCAGGGGCAGGCAAGTAATGAATCCGGCGGAATGAGCAAGACCGCCAAATACGGTGGCCTGGGTGCCCTGGCCGGTGCATTGGCCGGTGCGGCCATCGACCATAACAACCGTGGCAAGGGCGCGTTGATTGGTGCCGTGGTGGCCGGCGCGGGTGCTGCGGGTTACGGCTACTACGCCGACCAGCAAGAGAAGAAGCTGCGTGAAAGCATGGCCAATACCGGGGTTGAAGTGCAACGCCAGGGCGACCAGATCAAGCTGATCATGCCGGGCAACATCACCTTTGCCACCAACTCGGATGCGATCTCCAGCAGCTTCTACCAGCCGCTGAACAACCTGGCCAACTCCCTCAAGCAGTTCAACCAGAACACCATCCAGATCGTCGGCTACACCGACAGCACCGGCAGCCGCCAGTTGAACATGGACCTGTCCCAGCGCCGTGCGCAGAGCGTGGCCAACTACCTGACCTCCCAGGGTGTGAGTTCGGCCAACCTGAGTGTGCGGGGTGCCGGCCCGGATAACCCGATTGCCAGCAACGCCGACGTCAACGGCCGTGCCCAGAACCGTCGCGTAGAAGTGAACCTCGGCCCTATCCCTGGCCAGCAGTACGGCCAGCCAGGCGCTCAGGCGCCGCAGCAGAACAACCAGTTCCAGGGCAATCCGTACTCGCAGTACCAGTAA
- a CDS encoding LuxR C-terminal-related transcriptional regulator, giving the protein MTDLSRIQGPASAVIPTLEGRFYRPPLPDGYVLRPRLCERLAAGLDGRLLLVSAPAGFGKSSLAVEFCQSLPAHWQSLWLGLSPRDNDPGRFLERLLDGLQHYFPQLGAQSLGLLKMRQRHQPFAFEEWLDGLLDELTVHLSTRAPLLLVLDDYHLAQGPVLDRCLQFFLNHLPDGLVVLVTSRQRPDWHLARLRLSRHLLELHEQDLRLTHAESLAVLDRHSSSLRGEALDNLIRRSEGWVAGLRFWVLAASEAGSDGALPQSLHGGEGLIRDYLLEEVIDCLPPEVQAFLYDTAPQERFCSELCDAVREAHDSAEILRYLQAHQVFLVPLDDQGHWYRYHHLFSDLLRTRRASSNVLPPASLHLRACRWFNAQGLIDEAVEQALRAGHLDVAANLVQNLSEEQLLAEQNVGMLLRWKMDLPDSLLISTPRLIVLYSWALGLACQLDAAEELSGYLSRFLPAPSATAQKSMLAQWLALSGIIARGRGDRELTQRYCTEALESLPQRRYGQRLMCLSTLSNLAIVDADLWRARGLNRESLELAQRVGNPLFEALAHYDRARVLQARGEILRSLDEVRQGLQRLQGLAPQRLYAVRARLALYEGYLLLMRCQPEAGIVRLRAGLAEARACRDISVLIGHCVIANYEGRRGEFPKAFAELAEAERLMHIWDVPPIYYLAMITLIKCELWLAQGRTDLADAWLTRLGQTYNGEHAAAAPEFHPHLPQHIGLQQAALDATRHQSAAALHRLEELAQQAHNSGRQMIALMALTQQAQLLLESGQDARARLIVAQALESGAGGALQPFQRLLENHPEWMREQLGKDPHGLLNQALLALLPAVVVADALPMQETLSAREMAVLQLIAEGCSNQEISNRLFISLHTVKTHASHINSKLGVERRTQAVARAQELRLIG; this is encoded by the coding sequence ATGACTGATCTGTCCCGAATCCAAGGGCCTGCCAGTGCGGTGATTCCGACCCTGGAAGGTCGCTTCTACAGGCCCCCCCTGCCTGACGGCTACGTGCTGCGACCGCGGCTGTGCGAACGGCTGGCTGCCGGGCTGGACGGGCGTCTGTTGCTGGTCAGCGCGCCGGCGGGGTTCGGCAAGAGTTCGCTGGCGGTGGAGTTCTGCCAGAGCCTGCCCGCGCACTGGCAAAGCCTGTGGCTGGGCCTGAGCCCACGGGACAATGATCCCGGCCGCTTCCTGGAGCGCCTGCTCGATGGCTTGCAGCACTATTTTCCGCAACTTGGCGCCCAATCCCTGGGCCTGTTGAAGATGCGCCAGCGTCATCAACCGTTCGCCTTTGAAGAATGGCTCGATGGCCTGCTCGACGAGTTGACCGTCCACCTGTCCACCCGTGCGCCGCTGTTGCTGGTGCTGGATGACTATCATCTGGCCCAGGGCCCGGTGCTCGACCGCTGCCTGCAATTTTTCCTCAATCATTTACCCGATGGCCTGGTGGTATTGGTCACCAGCCGCCAGCGTCCCGATTGGCACCTGGCGCGGCTGCGTTTGTCACGGCACTTGCTGGAGCTGCATGAGCAAGACCTGCGCCTGACCCATGCCGAGTCCCTGGCCGTACTGGACCGCCACAGCAGCTCATTGCGCGGCGAAGCCCTCGACAACCTGATCCGCCGCAGCGAAGGCTGGGTGGCTGGCCTGCGCTTCTGGGTGCTGGCGGCTTCCGAAGCCGGCAGCGACGGCGCGTTGCCGCAAAGCCTGCATGGTGGCGAAGGGCTGATCCGCGATTACCTGCTGGAAGAGGTCATCGACTGCCTGCCCCCGGAAGTGCAGGCGTTCCTGTACGACACCGCGCCGCAAGAGCGGTTTTGCAGCGAATTGTGCGACGCCGTCCGCGAAGCCCACGACAGCGCCGAAATCCTGCGCTACCTGCAAGCCCACCAAGTGTTCCTGGTACCGCTGGACGACCAAGGCCACTGGTACCGTTATCACCATCTGTTCTCCGACTTGCTGCGCACCCGCCGCGCCAGCAGCAACGTGTTGCCGCCCGCCAGCCTGCATTTGCGCGCCTGCCGCTGGTTCAATGCCCAGGGCTTGATCGACGAAGCGGTGGAGCAGGCGTTACGCGCCGGTCACCTGGATGTGGCGGCCAACCTGGTGCAGAACCTGTCCGAAGAGCAACTGCTGGCCGAGCAGAATGTCGGCATGCTGCTGCGCTGGAAGATGGATTTGCCTGACAGCCTGCTGATCAGCACGCCGCGCTTGATCGTGCTCTACAGCTGGGCCCTGGGCCTGGCGTGCCAATTGGATGCGGCGGAAGAATTGTCCGGCTACCTCAGCCGCTTCCTGCCGGCGCCGTCGGCCACCGCGCAAAAATCGATGCTGGCCCAGTGGCTGGCGCTGAGCGGGATCATCGCGCGCGGCCGGGGTGATCGCGAACTGACCCAGCGTTATTGCACTGAAGCGCTGGAAAGCCTGCCGCAGCGCCGTTACGGCCAGCGGTTGATGTGTCTGTCGACGCTCTCCAACCTGGCCATCGTCGATGCCGACCTGTGGCGCGCGCGGGGCCTGAACCGCGAATCCCTGGAGCTGGCGCAGCGTGTCGGCAATCCACTGTTTGAAGCCTTGGCCCACTACGATCGCGCACGCGTCCTACAGGCTCGGGGCGAAATCCTGCGTTCTTTGGACGAAGTCCGCCAGGGTTTGCAGCGTTTGCAAGGGCTGGCACCGCAGCGGCTGTACGCGGTGCGCGCACGCCTGGCGCTGTACGAAGGCTACTTGTTGCTGATGCGCTGCCAGCCCGAAGCCGGGATCGTGCGTTTGCGTGCGGGCCTGGCCGAAGCCCGCGCTTGCCGTGATATCAGCGTGCTCATCGGGCATTGCGTGATCGCCAACTACGAAGGGCGGCGTGGCGAGTTCCCCAAGGCATTCGCTGAACTGGCCGAGGCCGAGCGCTTGATGCATATCTGGGACGTGCCGCCGATCTACTACCTGGCGATGATCACCCTGATCAAATGCGAACTGTGGCTGGCACAGGGTCGCACCGACCTGGCCGATGCCTGGTTGACCCGGCTGGGGCAAACCTACAACGGTGAACACGCTGCGGCCGCGCCGGAATTTCATCCACACCTGCCGCAGCATATCGGTTTGCAGCAGGCCGCGCTGGATGCCACGCGCCATCAATCTGCTGCCGCCCTGCATCGCCTTGAAGAGCTGGCGCAACAGGCACATAACAGCGGCCGGCAGATGATCGCCCTCATGGCCCTGACCCAGCAGGCGCAGTTGCTGCTGGAGAGCGGTCAAGACGCCAGGGCGCGCCTGATCGTGGCTCAAGCCCTCGAGTCGGGCGCCGGTGGCGCTTTGCAACCGTTCCAGCGCCTGCTGGAGAACCACCCCGAGTGGATGCGCGAACAACTGGGCAAGGATCCCCATGGCCTATTGAACCAGGCGCTGCTGGCGCTGTTACCGGCGGTCGTAGTGGCGGACGCCTTGCCGATGCAGGAAACCCTGAGCGCGCGGGAGATGGCAGTGCTGCAATTGATCGCCGAGGGTTGTTCGAACCAGGAGATCAGCAACCGGTTGTTTATCTCCCTGCACACGGTCAAGACTCACGCGAGCCATATCAACAGTAAGCTGGGCGTGGAGCGGCGCACCCAGGCCGTGGCGCGGGCGCAGGAGTTGCGGTTGATTGGCTGA
- a CDS encoding DUF1329 domain-containing protein: MKITKSLLHVGVLGLSILASNVMAAVSASEAAKLDTTLTPMGAERGANAAGTITAWQPLATNAGGVDARGFLANPYASEQPKFVITAQNVDQYKDALSPGQYAMFKRYPDTFKMPVYPTHRGATVPADVFASIKKNATSTNLVSGGNGLENFESAIPFPIPKSGVEVIWNHITRYRGGSVTRLVTQATPQTNGSYSLVYFRDQFVFRDKMKDYDPKNPGNILFYFKQEVTAPARLAGTVLLVHETLDQVKEPRSAWVYNAGQRRVRRAPQVSYDGPGTAADGLRTSDNLDMYNGAPDRYDWKLEGKKEMYIASNSYKLDDPKLKYADIIKAGHINQDLARYELRRVWHVVATLKEGQRHIYAKRDFYIDEDTWQAAVIDQYDGRNQLWRVSEAHAENYYDKQVPWYALEAIYDLQSGRYLALGMKNEEKKAYDFGFTATTSDFTPAALRQDGVR; the protein is encoded by the coding sequence ATGAAAATAACCAAAAGTCTGTTGCACGTGGGTGTGCTTGGGCTGTCGATCCTGGCGAGCAACGTCATGGCGGCAGTCTCGGCGAGCGAGGCCGCCAAGCTCGACACAACCCTGACCCCGATGGGCGCTGAACGCGGCGCCAACGCTGCGGGCACCATCACCGCCTGGCAACCCTTGGCGACCAACGCCGGCGGCGTTGATGCCCGTGGTTTCCTGGCCAACCCTTACGCCAGCGAGCAGCCCAAGTTCGTTATCACCGCGCAGAACGTCGATCAGTACAAGGACGCGTTGTCACCTGGGCAGTACGCGATGTTCAAGCGCTACCCGGACACGTTCAAGATGCCGGTCTACCCGACCCATCGTGGCGCCACGGTGCCGGCTGATGTGTTTGCCTCGATCAAGAAGAACGCCACCAGCACCAACCTGGTGTCTGGCGGCAACGGCCTGGAAAACTTCGAGTCCGCCATTCCGTTCCCTATTCCGAAAAGCGGCGTCGAAGTCATCTGGAACCACATCACCCGCTATCGCGGCGGCAGTGTGACGCGCCTGGTGACCCAGGCTACTCCGCAAACGAACGGTTCCTACAGCCTGGTGTATTTCCGCGATCAGTTCGTTTTCCGCGACAAGATGAAGGACTACGATCCGAAAAATCCGGGAAACATCCTGTTCTACTTCAAGCAGGAAGTAACCGCGCCAGCACGCCTGGCGGGTACCGTGTTGCTGGTGCATGAAACCCTGGACCAGGTGAAGGAGCCACGTTCGGCGTGGGTCTACAACGCTGGCCAGCGCCGTGTGCGCCGGGCCCCGCAAGTGTCCTATGACGGCCCGGGTACCGCCGCCGACGGCCTGCGCACCTCCGACAACCTCGACATGTACAACGGCGCGCCGGATCGCTACGACTGGAAGCTGGAAGGCAAGAAAGAGATGTACATCGCCTCCAACAGCTACAAGCTTGACGACCCGAAACTCAAGTATGCCGACATCATCAAGGCCGGCCACATCAACCAGGACCTGGCCCGTTACGAGCTGCGTCGCGTCTGGCACGTGGTCGCCACCTTGAAGGAAGGCCAGCGTCACATCTACGCCAAGCGTGACTTCTACATTGACGAAGACACCTGGCAGGCAGCGGTGATCGACCAGTACGACGGTCGCAACCAGCTGTGGCGCGTGTCTGAAGCCCATGCCGAGAACTACTACGACAAGCAAGTGCCGTGGTACGCCCTGGAAGCCATCTACGACCTGCAATCCGGTCGCTACCTGGCCCTGGGCATGAAGAACGAAGAGAAGAAGGCGTATGACTTCGGCTTCACCGCTACCACCAGCGACTTCACCCCAGCGGCCCTGCGCCAGGATGGCGTTCGCTAA
- a CDS encoding MBL fold metallo-hydrolase — protein sequence METLTPTLIRETFPVGPLQCNCTIIGDPITKKAIVVDPGGNHELILARLDALGLKVVSIIHTHAHLDHFLASGQLKEKTGATLHLHKEDQFLWDNLEMQCQMFRVPYTPVPSPDRWLEDDEELACGCGVALHTPGHTPGSMSFWFADAKLLIAGDTLFRRGVGRTDLWGGDQATIVRSIKQRLYTLDEDATVVTGHGRDTRLGDEMRENPFVRA from the coding sequence ATGGAAACCCTGACCCCGACACTTATCCGCGAAACCTTCCCCGTTGGCCCCTTGCAGTGCAACTGCACCATCATCGGCGACCCCATCACCAAAAAAGCCATCGTGGTCGACCCGGGCGGCAACCACGAATTGATCCTCGCGCGCCTGGATGCGCTGGGCCTCAAGGTGGTGAGCATCATCCATACCCATGCCCATCTGGACCACTTCCTGGCTTCCGGCCAGTTGAAAGAGAAGACTGGCGCCACCTTGCACCTGCACAAGGAAGACCAATTCCTGTGGGACAACCTTGAGATGCAGTGCCAGATGTTTCGCGTGCCCTACACCCCGGTGCCATCGCCGGATCGCTGGCTGGAAGATGATGAGGAACTGGCCTGCGGTTGTGGCGTAGCGCTGCATACCCCGGGGCATACACCGGGTTCGATGAGCTTCTGGTTTGCCGATGCCAAGCTGCTGATTGCCGGTGACACCTTGTTTCGGCGCGGCGTGGGGCGTACGGATTTGTGGGGCGGCGACCAGGCGACCATCGTGCGTTCGATCAAGCAACGCCTGTATACCCTGGACGAAGACGCGACGGTCGTGACCGGGCATGGGCGGGACACGCGACTGGGTGACGAGATGCGTGAGAATCCATTTGTCAGGGCTTGA